One genomic segment of Caldimonas brevitalea includes these proteins:
- a CDS encoding SH3 domain-containing protein — translation MKDDAPLQLWPSRNLPAVAIAALILTTLECASAVAVPPAQPPRWVTADDVRVRTGPSPEHKVSGTLLRGAELILKSPTEISGFCLIEGQGQYGYVACKYLGTERIARRKAGEDGVDAAQRWVSGNGVTLREAPRLDAPVLARLALNTTVKLVREEAEGGYCEVQVFDGPIGFTACRYLTFTPVDLARIRGDRSADLSSSPDYDPERVFWLEPGWNALEAYADYLQKQQPGIPPEGPWPRDDGLERMKEHLALGLKGRKPAPYADWADLKRKASQNLDLGGEAGRLQAEGKNVSDEVWQRELRMNNIGHELQNEIGLWEPMQDPTSNENAAAPVIRLVRALEFPVARPSLFRSEADVAPPKATAEEGSGRFGIVFRQLFTSRQKRKREEDEVYGAGLYDMLARTQLLVRPVQRVQLFRDGRLQVEASLMRKSETLWRDVDEPMCRGWVPGFSYGAADPLIWRYFDAESPVEGSAGASESSKLNRNPPGTLFAFYASIDLPPGPAIRTETHVRLDRAATGFVRGVHLHYDLDGDHVPDIAVWEGQGRGPGHLGGTTTTDDRWYRLALVNINGAWKVLGSDVFSYGCGC, via the coding sequence ATGAAGGACGACGCGCCGTTGCAACTCTGGCCCAGTCGCAACCTTCCCGCGGTGGCGATCGCCGCCCTGATCCTGACAACCCTGGAATGTGCGTCTGCCGTAGCTGTGCCACCAGCTCAGCCGCCCCGGTGGGTGACTGCCGACGATGTGCGAGTACGCACGGGCCCGAGCCCTGAGCACAAGGTCAGCGGCACCTTGCTGCGCGGCGCCGAGTTGATCCTCAAGAGCCCAACCGAAATCAGCGGCTTTTGTTTGATCGAAGGCCAGGGCCAATACGGCTACGTGGCCTGCAAATACCTGGGTACCGAGCGTATCGCGCGCCGTAAGGCGGGCGAGGATGGGGTGGATGCAGCACAGCGGTGGGTGAGCGGAAATGGGGTGACACTGCGTGAGGCGCCGCGTCTCGATGCCCCTGTGCTTGCCCGGTTGGCGCTCAACACCACCGTGAAGCTGGTGCGCGAGGAGGCGGAAGGTGGCTATTGCGAAGTCCAGGTGTTTGACGGGCCGATTGGTTTCACGGCCTGCCGCTATCTAACGTTCACACCGGTTGACCTGGCCCGCATCCGCGGTGATCGAAGCGCAGACCTATCGTCGTCACCCGACTACGACCCGGAACGCGTGTTCTGGCTCGAGCCGGGCTGGAACGCGCTGGAGGCGTACGCAGATTACCTCCAGAAGCAGCAACCCGGCATTCCGCCGGAAGGGCCTTGGCCGCGCGACGACGGGCTGGAACGCATGAAAGAGCACTTGGCTCTCGGCCTGAAGGGCCGCAAGCCTGCCCCTTATGCCGACTGGGCTGACCTCAAGCGCAAGGCGTCGCAAAACCTGGATCTCGGTGGTGAGGCGGGTCGGTTGCAGGCCGAAGGCAAGAACGTGAGCGACGAGGTTTGGCAGCGCGAGTTGCGGATGAATAACATCGGCCACGAACTGCAGAACGAAATCGGCCTGTGGGAGCCGATGCAGGATCCGACCTCGAACGAGAATGCGGCGGCGCCCGTCATCCGGCTGGTGCGAGCACTGGAGTTCCCCGTCGCGCGACCCTCGCTGTTTCGCAGCGAGGCGGACGTGGCGCCGCCGAAGGCCACCGCCGAGGAGGGCAGCGGCCGCTTCGGCATCGTGTTTCGCCAGCTGTTCACCTCCAGGCAGAAGCGCAAACGCGAGGAAGACGAGGTCTACGGCGCAGGCTTGTACGACATGTTGGCTCGCACGCAACTGCTGGTGCGGCCGGTCCAGCGCGTGCAGTTGTTCCGAGACGGCCGGTTGCAAGTCGAAGCCAGCCTGATGCGCAAGAGCGAGACACTGTGGCGCGACGTCGACGAACCGATGTGTCGGGGCTGGGTTCCCGGGTTTTCCTACGGGGCCGCGGATCCCCTCATCTGGCGCTACTTTGACGCTGAGTCGCCCGTGGAGGGCAGTGCCGGGGCGAGCGAGTCGTCGAAGTTGAATCGCAATCCCCCCGGAACCTTGTTCGCGTTCTATGCAAGCATCGACTTGCCGCCTGGCCCTGCCATTCGCACCGAAACACACGTGAGGTTGGACCGGGCTGCCACCGGCTTTGTGCGAGGGGTTCACCTGCATTACGACCTGGACGGCGACCACGTTCCCGATATCGCCGTGTGGGAGGGCCAAGGACGTGGTCCAGGCCATCTGGGCGGAACCACGACGACCGACGATCGCTGGTATCGCCTAGCGCTCGTCAACATTAATGGCGCATGGAAAGTGCTGGGCAGCGATGTGTTCAGCTACGGCTGTGGGTGCTGA
- a CDS encoding M20/M25/M40 family metallo-hydrolase — protein MLKFATAAAAVFFLLTDVAHAQLSETEQRIVAAVKQRTPAALELLERSVRINSGTLNPEGVRAVGEIYRAELDALGFKTRWIDMPPSMKRAGHLVATQEGGQGKRVLLLGHLDTVFEKDSSVPLWERQGDRVRGQGVNDMKGGNVIMIEALRALKKVGALEHANVEIMFTGDEERTGVPLQMARADMVAMGKRANYALSFEGSIKRDGVDTASIARRSHGSWTLHVKGKAAHSMGVFSAQSGYGAIYETARILNAFREQVIEPALTFNPGLIFGGTDVSYNNDTATASAFGKSNVIARDAQALGDLRYLSPEQGERARQKMQTIVSTGNLPGTSATISFTEIYPPMPPTEAGRTLADLYSKASLDAGLGRIDIFDPSLRGAGDVQFVAPYTVGIDGLGAQGRGAHSDDEDLEIASIERGAVRAALLIYRLTQSASR, from the coding sequence ATGTTGAAATTTGCCACCGCTGCCGCTGCCGTCTTCTTCTTGCTCACTGACGTCGCGCACGCACAGCTTTCGGAGACGGAGCAACGCATCGTCGCCGCCGTCAAGCAGCGCACGCCTGCGGCGTTGGAGTTGCTGGAGCGATCGGTTCGCATCAACAGCGGCACCCTGAACCCCGAAGGCGTGCGCGCCGTTGGCGAGATCTATCGAGCGGAACTGGATGCGCTGGGCTTCAAGACCCGCTGGATCGACATGCCGCCGAGCATGAAGCGTGCGGGGCATCTGGTTGCAACGCAGGAGGGCGGTCAGGGCAAGCGCGTGCTGCTGCTCGGCCATCTGGACACGGTGTTTGAGAAGGACAGCTCCGTCCCGCTGTGGGAGCGTCAGGGCGACCGCGTGCGCGGACAGGGCGTGAACGACATGAAGGGCGGCAACGTCATCATGATCGAAGCACTGCGCGCACTCAAGAAGGTGGGCGCGCTGGAACACGCCAACGTCGAGATCATGTTCACGGGTGACGAGGAACGCACCGGCGTGCCGCTGCAGATGGCGCGCGCCGACATGGTGGCCATGGGCAAGCGCGCCAACTACGCCCTGTCGTTCGAGGGCAGCATCAAGCGCGACGGCGTGGACACCGCCAGCATCGCGCGTCGCTCCCACGGCAGCTGGACGCTGCACGTCAAGGGCAAGGCGGCGCATTCCATGGGCGTGTTCTCGGCACAGTCAGGTTACGGCGCGATCTACGAAACGGCGCGCATCCTCAACGCGTTCCGCGAGCAGGTGATCGAGCCGGCCCTCACGTTCAACCCAGGCCTGATCTTCGGGGGCACCGATGTCTCTTACAACAACGATACAGCAACGGCGAGCGCCTTCGGCAAATCCAACGTGATCGCGCGCGACGCGCAGGCTCTTGGCGACCTACGCTACCTCTCCCCGGAGCAGGGGGAACGCGCGCGTCAGAAGATGCAGACGATCGTCTCGACGGGCAACCTGCCCGGTACCTCGGCGACGATCAGCTTTACCGAGATTTACCCGCCGATGCCGCCTACCGAGGCAGGGCGCACGCTGGCGGACCTCTACTCGAAGGCCAGTTTGGACGCGGGGCTGGGCCGAATCGATATCTTCGATCCGTCACTGCGTGGCGCGGGCGACGTGCAATTCGTGGCGCCGTACACGGTGGGCATCGACGGCCTCGGCGCGCAGGGACGCGGTGCGCACAGCGACGACGAGGACCTGGAGATCGCATCGATCGAGCGGGGAGCCGTCCGCGCAGCCCTGCTGATCTACCGGCTGACGCAATCGGCGTCACGCTGA
- a CDS encoding H-NS family nucleoid-associated regulatory protein → MPKTYAQLRNEMEALQRRMEAARKKEGAGALKEVRQLVALYGFTAEDLFGNESKRGAPRKTSSKAQKQDAPKYQDVNGNSWSGRGPRPAWLRAALENGELLESFLTQPPGQSKATGDDAAPAPAKKRRAGVKAAAAKKVTAKKPGRQVKAAGKKARAGGATGDAAASNASAQQGRKRSAASSAAAKPAAKKQRSAKAASARQVAAPTAALEDVGAQAAEA, encoded by the coding sequence ATGCCGAAGACCTACGCCCAACTGCGCAACGAGATGGAAGCCCTGCAGCGCCGCATGGAGGCGGCAAGGAAGAAGGAAGGCGCTGGAGCGCTGAAGGAGGTGAGGCAGCTGGTCGCGCTGTATGGCTTCACAGCAGAGGACTTGTTTGGCAATGAATCGAAGCGCGGTGCCCCCCGGAAGACGTCGAGCAAGGCGCAGAAGCAAGACGCCCCCAAATACCAAGACGTGAACGGCAACAGCTGGTCCGGCCGCGGTCCCCGTCCGGCATGGCTCCGAGCAGCATTGGAAAACGGGGAGTTGCTTGAGTCGTTCCTCACGCAGCCACCGGGCCAGTCCAAAGCGACCGGCGACGACGCTGCTCCGGCTCCTGCCAAGAAGCGTCGCGCCGGAGTGAAGGCGGCTGCCGCGAAGAAGGTCACGGCCAAGAAGCCCGGACGCCAGGTCAAGGCCGCGGGGAAGAAGGCAAGGGCCGGTGGTGCAACCGGTGATGCCGCCGCTTCCAACGCCTCGGCCCAGCAGGGCCGCAAACGTTCGGCGGCATCATCGGCAGCGGCCAAGCCGGCAGCGAAGAAGCAACGCTCAGCCAAGGCAGCGTCTGCTCGTCAAGTGGCTGCCCCGACCGCCGCTCTTGAAGACGTGGGCGCCCAGGCAGCCGAAGCTTAG
- a CDS encoding SymE family type I addiction module toxin: protein MFRTHERASPGPHRQVVETKVPWIRMQGKWLEAAGFGPRARVRIRIMGGCLVLTVD from the coding sequence ATGTTCAGAACCCATGAACGAGCGAGTCCGGGACCGCACCGTCAGGTCGTTGAGACCAAGGTCCCGTGGATTCGTATGCAGGGCAAGTGGCTCGAAGCAGCGGGCTTCGGCCCACGGGCCCGGGTGCGTATCAGGATCATGGGCGGTTGCCTGGTGTTGACTGTGGACTGA
- the glyA gene encoding serine hydroxymethyltransferase produces the protein MYYNHLSAADPTIAKLMKGEEHRQITGLELIASENYVSPAIMEAMGSVLNNRYSEGYPGRRYYGGQEFTDQIEQIAIDRAKALFRCEHANVQPHAGAPANIATYLALAEPGSTILGMELAHGGHLTHGHPVTHVAKIYNFVRYRMSDVETGRIDYDEMREVARREKPKILLAGFSAYPRELDYKVMREIATEVGAWAVADVAHIAGLIVGKQLANPFDAGFDVVLTTTHKSLRGPRGGMILSREASTGKLIDKSVFPSFQGGPIMQMVAAKAVAFQEAARPEFVDYAAQIIANAKTLAATLMERGARLITNGTDNHLMLVDSVSSWALSGGVAEKRLDEVGITLNKNMIPDEPRSAMDPSGVRMGTPALTTRGMKEAEMAQVADLIHRTLSAKDDNVLPGIREEVIGLAKRFPVPGISLPAGDSLA, from the coding sequence ATGTACTACAACCACCTGAGCGCGGCCGATCCCACCATTGCCAAGCTGATGAAAGGCGAGGAGCACAGGCAGATCACAGGGCTCGAACTGATCGCCAGCGAGAACTACGTCAGTCCGGCCATCATGGAGGCCATGGGGTCTGTGCTGAACAACCGGTACAGCGAGGGATACCCTGGGCGCCGCTACTACGGCGGCCAGGAGTTCACAGACCAGATCGAGCAGATCGCGATCGACCGCGCCAAGGCCCTGTTCAGGTGCGAGCATGCCAACGTTCAGCCCCACGCGGGCGCGCCGGCGAACATCGCGACCTACCTGGCCCTGGCCGAACCCGGCAGCACCATCCTCGGCATGGAGCTGGCGCACGGGGGGCACCTGACGCACGGGCACCCAGTCACTCACGTGGCGAAGATCTACAACTTCGTGCGCTACCGGATGTCGGACGTTGAGACCGGTCGCATTGACTATGACGAGATGCGCGAGGTGGCGCGCCGCGAGAAGCCGAAGATCCTGCTGGCCGGCTTTTCCGCCTACCCGCGCGAGCTTGACTACAAGGTGATGCGCGAGATCGCCACCGAGGTTGGAGCCTGGGCGGTGGCAGATGTGGCCCACATCGCGGGGCTCATCGTTGGCAAGCAGCTGGCCAATCCCTTCGATGCTGGCTTCGACGTCGTGTTGACCACCACCCACAAGAGCTTGCGAGGCCCCCGCGGCGGCATGATCCTCTCGCGTGAGGCCAGCACCGGCAAGCTCATCGACAAGAGCGTGTTCCCCTCGTTCCAGGGCGGGCCGATCATGCAGATGGTCGCGGCCAAGGCCGTCGCCTTCCAAGAAGCAGCTCGGCCGGAGTTCGTCGACTACGCGGCGCAGATCATCGCCAACGCGAAAACGCTGGCGGCGACACTGATGGAACGGGGAGCCCGCCTGATCACCAACGGGACGGACAACCACCTGATGTTGGTCGACAGCGTATCGAGCTGGGCGCTGTCGGGCGGCGTTGCGGAAAAGCGCCTCGACGAGGTCGGCATCACGCTGAACAAGAACATGATTCCGGACGAGCCGCGCAGTGCCATGGACCCGAGCGGCGTTCGCATGGGGACGCCCGCGCTAACCACCCGCGGTATGAAAGAAGCCGAGATGGCCCAGGTCGCCGACTTGATCCATCGCACGCTGAGCGCCAAGGACGACAACGTGCTTCCCGGCATCCGAGAGGAAGTCATCGGATTGGCGAAGCGCTTCCCCGTGCCCGGCATCTCGTTGCCAGCAGGCGATAGCCTGGCCTGA
- a CDS encoding class II aldolase/adducin family protein, whose protein sequence is MGQVVAHALGEHTAVLLCNQGLVVVADTPRQSVVLALMLERACRIQLLAESQARP, encoded by the coding sequence GTGGGGCAGGTAGTTGCGCATGCCCTCGGCGAGCATACGGCCGTGCTGCTGTGCAACCAGGGCCTGGTGGTCGTAGCAGACACCCCGCGGCAGTCAGTGGTGCTAGCCCTCATGCTGGAGCGGGCATGCAGAATCCAGCTGCTGGCGGAATCGCAGGCCAGGCCGTAG
- a CDS encoding H-NS family nucleoid-associated regulatory protein, which produces MVAPKKQGRKGSASVAAKYQDGKGSSWSGRGPRPRWLREALVR; this is translated from the coding sequence GTGGTCGCGCCGAAGAAGCAAGGGCGAAAAGGATCGGCGTCGGTAGCCGCAAAGTACCAGGACGGCAAAGGGAGCAGCTGGTCCGGGCGCGGTCCTCGGCCACGCTGGCTGCGAGAGGCACTAGTCCGCTGA